Proteins from a single region of Hordeum vulgare subsp. vulgare chromosome 6H, MorexV3_pseudomolecules_assembly, whole genome shotgun sequence:
- the LOC123406273 gene encoding uncharacterized protein LOC123406273 — protein MQADLDRSVRRRQDSSDRQIMSPPAQLPDDLIHYSILSRLPFRLLLRLAPVCKAWRHLILHDPVFARVQTQCPSPASGVLARFHKGRIEVLTPGSTSAAVAPPDASLSFLPVVDAHRQYLRLCSTTSGLILITTGSTFWVVNPATRAFRDVPYAGEGAFRASLAYDPATAHQESYHLVVPARQNLELWRFWIFSFSSLSRGWRASWATVRMPPYSYVHPKALYLGGLSYWLCDRDDVLWYNYGADAAGKLPPPPHGKKRPSSLLDGGGYMEGNGELVAWHGRIGMVSASAAMLAVWALSSPPSGSASPPARWEMVHQRSWDEIPGMAPPVSRFLWSVVPAGVDVGAEGVLGPAVRIGYRQRGCVGGGDNENAWRREVLRYDMRTDATTTVAELFGREKHDDFVVFGYHSSMAPLY, from the coding sequence ATGCAGGCCGATCTCGATAGGTCGGTGCGGCGGCGTCAGGATTCTTCTGATCGGCAGATCATGTCCCCGCCGGCGCAGCTGCCGGACGACCTGATCCACTACAGCATCCTCTCCCGCCTCCCCTTCCGGCTGCTCCTCCGCCTCGCCCCCGTCTGCAAGGCGTGGCGCCACCTCATCCTCCACGACCCCGTCTTCGCCCGCGTGCAGACGCAGTGCCCCTCGCCGGCCTCCGGCGTCCTCGCTCGCTTCCACAAGGGCCGGATCGAGGTCCTCACCCCCGGATCCAcatccgccgccgtcgccccgcccgacgcctccctctccttcttgccCGTCGTCGACGCGCACCGGCAGTACCTCCGGCTCTGCTCCACCACGAGCGGCCTTATCCTGATCACGACCGGCAGCACCTTCTGGGTCGTCAACCCAGCGACCCGCGCGTTCCGCGACGTCCCCTACGCCGGCGAGGGCGCCTTCAGGGCGTCCCTCGCGTACGACCCGGCGACGGCGCACCAGGAGAGCTACCACCTCGTCGTCCCTGCCCGGCAGAACCTGGAGCTGTGGAGGTTCTGGATCTTCTCCTTCTCGTCGCTGTCGCGCGGATGGCGCGCGTCGTGGGCGACCGTGCGGATGCCGCCCTACAGCTATGTGCACCCGAAGGCTTTATACCTGGGCGGGCTCTCGTACTGGCTTTGCGACCGGGACGACGTGCTCTGGTACAACTACGGCGCCGACGCGGCGGGCAAGTTGCCGCCGCCTCCGCACGGGAAGAAGAGGCCGTCTTCCCTGCTTGACGGAGGAGGGTACATGGAGGGAAACGGAGAGCTGGTGGCGTGGCACGGGCGGATCGGGATGGTGTCAGCGAGCGCCGCCATGCTCGCCGTGTGGGCTCTATCATCGCCGCCCTCTGGCAGTGCGTCGCCGCCGGCGCGGTGGGAGATGGTGCACCAGAGGAGCTGGGACGAAATCCCTGGCATGGCGCCCCCGGTGTCGCGCTTCCTATGGTCGGTGGTGCCGGCGGGAGTGGACGTCGGCGCAGAGGGGGTCTTGGGCCCGGCGGTGCGGATCGGGTACAGGCAGCGCGGCTGCGTGGGCGGTGGTGACAACGAGAATGCGTGGCGTCGCGAGGTGTTGCGGTACGACATGCGAACCGACGCCACGACCACGGTGGCGGAACTGTTCGGGAGGGAGAAGCACGACGACTTCGTGGTCTTCGGCTACCACTCCAGCATGGCGCCACTGTACTAG